The proteins below come from a single Chrysoperla carnea chromosome 1, inChrCarn1.1, whole genome shotgun sequence genomic window:
- the LOC123305549 gene encoding 2-oxoglutarate and iron-dependent oxygenase JMJD4, with protein MSHLTDLKSQLELMKVSSQSLYRDNQLSHEQIKTLLETRGCTIEITNPYVTPKYTLEKVRKVPIRHSVYSYTHFFERNLLQNIPCVITNVALNWPCMKTWIDGGQINFKYLRSKFGNASVPVANCSKKYFDSHEKITMKFSDYLDYFESENKENLLYLKDWHCRKEFPLEDFYEVPKLFTSDWLNEYALATMQDDYMFVYMGPAGTWTPLHADVYNSYSWSVNITGCKKWRLYPPGQEDLLRDQNGQLPFDVSTYDSKTKDVYYLEIIQEKGDAIFIPSGWYHQVWNLDDTISINHNWINACNIHVMWKNLQLELKKVEKEISDCIQMDNWSEHCQLLLRATFGMNYFDFYNFLHEIAFRRITRLKNTATVTCFKSALGVNHCRFDLIQIHQVLVDYLKNDVFVHMNTTFEGNLLELIEKILQVLGMWESILGKSELQLDCAS; from the exons ATGTCTCATTTAACTGATTTAAAATCACAATTGGAATTAATGAAAGTTTCATCACAATCATTATATCGAGATAATCAATTGAGTcatgaacaaataaaaacacttttggAAACTCGTGGGTGTACAATAGAAATAACAAATCCATATGTAACTCCAAAGTATACTTTGGAAAAAGTTCGTAAAGTACCTATCCGACATTCTGTATATagttatacacatttttttgaaCGCAATCTACTACAGAATATTCCTTGTGTTATTACGAATGTAGCACTTAACTGGCCATGCATGAAAACATGGATTGATGGAGGTCAgatcaatttcaaatatttacgcAGTAAATTTGGAAATGCCTCGGTGCCGGTTGCTAACTGtagtaagaaatattttgattcgCATGAAAAAATTACTATGAAATTCTCagattatttagattattttgaaagtgaaaataaagaaaatttattatacttaaaagaCTGGCATTGTAGAAAAGAATTTCCACTTGAAGATTTTTACGAAGTGCCTAAATTATTTACTTCGGATTGGTTAAATGAATATGCTCTTGCGACTATGCAAGATgattatatgtttgtttatatggGACCGGCAGGAACTTG gacTCCTTTGCATGCAGATGTCTACAATTCATATAGTTGGTCAGTAAATATAACTGGCTGTAAAAAATGGCGATTATATCCACCAGGCCAAGAAGATTTACTACGAGATCAAAACGGACAACTTCCATTTGATGTATCAACATATGATTCAAAAACCAAAGACGTTTACTACTTAGAAATAATCCAAGAAAAGGGAGATGCCATATTTATCCCGTCGGGGTGGTATCATCAAGTTTGGAATTTGGATGACACAATTTCCATTAATCATAATTGGATCAATGCGTGTAATATACATGTTATGTGGAAAAACTTACAATTAGAActcaaaaaagtagaaaaagaaatttcCGATTGTATACAAATGGATAATTGGTCGGAGCATTGTCAATTATTATTACGGGCAACATTTGGCatgaattattttgatttttataattttttacatgagATCGCGTTTCGACGGATAACACGTTTAAAAAATACAGCAACTGTAACATGCTTTAAATCCGCGTTGGGTGTCAATCATTGTCGTTTTGATTTGATTCAAATTCATCAAGTTCTTGTGGATTATCTTAAAAATGATGTCTTTGTTCATATGAATACAACGTTTGAAGGGaatttattggaattaatagaaaaaattttgcaagtGTTAGGTATGTGGGAATCGATTTTGGGGAAGAGTGAATTGCAGTTGGATTGTGCAAGTTAA
- the LOC123305550 gene encoding alpha-methylacyl-CoA racemase, producing MPLKGIKVIELAGLAPVPFCGMILADFGATVIRVGRVGSGTDLDVLTNGKKSISLNLKKPKGVQILKQLCKTSDVLIEPYRPGIMEKLSLGPDILLKENPRLIYARLTGYGQHGYYADRAGHDINYVSVTGLLSLFGRKNSKPTPPVNLAADFGGGGLMCAFGVMTALFERSKSGLGQVIDANMVNGTAYLGSWIYRSQDLPIWGKPTGENILDSGAHFYDTYKTKDGKYMAIGSIESQFYAELLEKLNLDAEFDQYTDFEEKKSKLSEIFSTKTQAEWMKIFDSSDACVTPVLSLDDVKTHPHHIQNETFQINPNGSLCPTPAPKLSKTPGISKALLPPPKSGEHTFEILKNLHYSNDEISNLEKDGIIEITSNSKSKL from the exons atgccGTTAAAGGGGATTAAAGTTATCGAATTAGCTGGTTTAGCTCCAGTTCCATTTTGTGGTATGATTTTAGCTGATTTTGGAGCTACAGTTATTCGAGTTGGGCGt gtaGGATCTGGAACCGATTTGGATGTTTTAACCAATGGAAAAAAATCcatatctttaaatttaaaaaaaccgaaaggtgtacaaattttaaaacaattatgtaaAACAAGCGATGTTCTAATCGAACCATATCGACCTGGAATCATGGAAAAATTATCCCTAGGTCCTGACATACTATTAAAAGAAAATCCAAGATTAATCTACGCACGGTTAACAGGATATGGACAACATGGTTACTATGCTGATCGTGCAGGTCACGATATAAATTACGTTTCAGTAACAGGTCTACTATCATTATTCGGTCGAAAAAATAGTAAACCAACACCACCTGTAAACTTAGCTGCAGATTTTGGCGGCGGCGGTTTAATGTGTGCATTTGGTGTTATGACCGCTTTATTTGAGCGTTCCAAATCTGGATTAGGACAAGTTATTGATGCCAATATGGTAAATGGGACAGCATATTTAGGTAGTTGGATTTATAGATCTCAAGATCTACCAATATGGGGTAAACCGACcggtgaaaatattttagattcaGGAGCACATTTTTATGACACGTATAAGACCAAAGATGGTAAATATATGGCGATCGGTTCTATTGAATCACAGTTTTATGctgaattattagaaaaattaaatttagatgcCGAATTTGATCAATATACAGATTTTGAAgagaaaaaatctaaattaagtgaaatattttcaacaaaaacacAAGCAGAAtggatgaaaatttttgattcaagtGACGCATGTGTAACTCCGGTCCTAAGTTTAGACGATGTAAAAACTCATCCTCATCATATACAAaatgaaacttttcaaattaatcCAAATGGTTCCTTATGTCCAACACCTGCTCCAAAATTAAGTAAAACACCTGGTATTAGCAAAGCTTTATTGCCACCACCTAAATCTGGGGAacatacttttgaaattttaaaaaatttacattattcaaatgacgaaatttcaaatttagaaaaagatGGAATCATAGAAATAACATCAAATTCCAAGTCAAAATTATAA
- the LOC123304908 gene encoding enhancer of mRNA-decapping protein 4 has protein sequence MDVWTRVTDKKELNKTPTKLITQTINLNGVEDTQAVEIVGQDVIVNCTRGVHNHGSSKVKLKSIVDYNWESRLYMGQLVSVHMSGKYIAYGIKVQKAAQNIGIVRVASRDSEQRALLRGMKGQIQDIAFAYIPTQYILGCVDEEGSLFVHNVDHDEDKNIICTLLLHIVHTPDPTMNPMYHRILWCPYLPDEEPNCEPDEDTAKLLVLTQGSKAEMWNVAQVNKYKGAGPHQPNDIEEGFLEINAHKLPIIDAAFSPDGTALATASLDGDVKFFQVYMHNESKPRCLHQWQPHDGKALSCLFFLDDQLTFIPDVQFWKFAITGCDNNSELKVWSCESWTCLQTIHFKLDPTILTPSTAPTTTPPIPSTTNSSSSSICLKAGLDNSAGYLILSDIQNRILYVCQIHKDLNEPSAKLEMLSQFFLQAPILSFGIIDAGVRKLKCSSSTEDLYQDGIEIEDGNIVAVSVRMYIVQPKSLQECRIVYQPQLATNNSAISTITESIVFLPDKPTSNSKADEDDDAIVESVQQSSTVVNNIMDAEITSNHLMLEVMNPTTPLNLMTPDSFNSPIRHNSDELTNVQVPTSQPQSTASSASSSTSSIDPATTAVVSTVDKTDPITKVPDLDDSGGVDEESIVFQRMPKESSTTTFASGGSSPSREVQEIFSLNSATNYHNEFYDESDVKIEDVETIKTENLTNDSHDQDNNISAIEEGDEWPKMAIMKVDEVIKSEENRMPNHHIHHFHHHAPPPQPPPQASSAPPSASSSSNNNDLIDSTSSTNNNNLTDKTLRLKMCTLEEQIKQQNVLLLELTRQISEVNKLDKHHSTNNSAQTQTAINQLKTQLTQQIEQSFQRHTHEQNLMLEQWMVSRSKKEREYQESLMSIVSQVIGNNIIDKLDTIITNEIKKHIIPEIIGSLEPLKRQLHMEMTQKLTTTDHLLKENITKLVHSKSVMDVLGQSVTQSLRPYIENCYKDTIGNTILPGWERTCQQMFQQIHDTFTCGTKEYTVCLETHLEKQRKVQQQYEKSGRDHMVQQLQTITVEAIRTNCEHISSTLSLEIQQQIQKTFIGFQENLKLAIRQEVKDQIDKGFRNHAAVLEDSVINAVKSRAVTPSPHIIDSQVQQAQIQQLISQGKYNAAFQQALSASDLSLVVYTCEKVNPQLIFNQTPCLLQQNVLLSLIQQLSADMTNHTEIKYKYLEEAVMNLQTTNPMTREHMPIVLKELQRQLTTFINCNPNNKITRQMKMLLMATHSLIQ, from the exons atggATGTATGGACAAGAGTTACTGATAAAAAAGAGTTAAATAAAACACCAACAAAACTTATTACTCAAACAAT TAACTTAAATGGAGTTGAAGATACGCAAGCAGTAGAAATTGTGGGCCAAGATGTGATTGTAAATTGTACGCGAGGTGTTCATAATCATGGGAGTTCGAAAGTTAAGTTGAAGAGTATTGTCGATTATAATTGGGAGTCTAGATTGTATATGGGACAATTGGTTTCTGTACATATGAGTGGCAAATATATTGCATATGGAATTAAAG TACAGAAAGCTGCACAAAATATTGGAATCGTTCGTGTGGCTAGTCGAGATAGTGAACAACGTGCTCTGTTACGTGGTATGAAAGGACAGATACAAGATATTGCTTTCGCATACATTCCAACTCAATACATCCTTGGATGTGTGGATGAAGAAGGCTCATTATTCGTTCACAATGTGGATCACGatgaagataaaaatattat ATGTACGCTACTATTGCATATTGTCCATACACCGGATCCAACTATGAATCCAATGTATCATCGAATACTATGGTGTCCGTATTTACCAGACGAGGAACCAAATTGTGAACCCGATGAAGATACAGCTAAATTATTGGTTTTAACGCAAGGAAGCAAAG CTGAAATGTGGAATGTGGCTCAAGTGAATAAGTATAAAGGTGCCGGTCCACATCAACCTAATGATATTGAAGAAGGTTTTCTGGAAATCAATGCACATAAATTACCAATAATTGATGCAGCATTTTCACCAGATGGAACGGCTCTAGCAACGGCTAGTTTAGATGGAGATGTGAAATTTTTCCAAGTTTATATGCATAACGAATCAAAACCACGCTGTCTTCATCAATGGCAACCGCATGATGGCAAAGCATtgtcttgtttatttttcttagatGATCAATTAACATTTATACCAga tgtGCAATTTTGGAAATTCGCAATAACTGGATGTGATAATAATTCCGAATTAAAAGTATGGTCATGTGAATCCTGGACATGTTTACAAACCATACATTTTAAATTGGATCCAACAATCTTAACACCATCCACGGCTCCCACAACAACACCACCCATACCGTCAACAACTAATTCGTCATCTTCATCAATTTGCCTTAAAGCTGGTCTAGATAATTCAGCTggttatttaatattatcagaCATACAAAATCGTATATTATATGTGTGTCAAATACATAAAGATTTAAATGAACCATCGGCAAAGTTGGAAATGCtttcgcaattttttttacaagctcCAATTTTGAGTTTTGGTATTATTGATGCAGGTGtacgaaaattaaaatgttcatcGAGTACTGAAGATTTATATCAA GATGGCATAGAAATCGAAGATGGTAACATAGTTGCAGTAAGTGTACGTATGTATATCGTACAGCCAAAAAGTTTACAAGAATGTCGTATTGTTTATCAACCTCAATTAGCTACGAATAATTCAGCAATCTCAACAATTACAGAGAGCATTGTTTTTTTACCTGATAAACCAACCAGCAATTCAAAAGCGGACGAAGATGATGATGCAATTGTTGAATCGGTTCAACAAAGCTCTACCGTTGTCAACAATATAATGGATGCAGAAATCACATCGAATCATTTAATGCTCGAGGTTATGAATCCAACGACACCGCTAAATTTAATGACCCCAGATTCGTTTAATTCACCAATACGACATAATTCTGATGAATTAACTAATGTACAAGTTCCAACATCTCAACCACAATCAACAGCATCGTCAGCGAGTTCATCAACTTCCTCGATAGATCCGGCTACAACGGCGGTGGTATCCACAGTTGATAAGACTGATCCTATTACTAAGGTGCCAGATCTTGATGATTCTGGAGGTGTGGACGAAGAATCAATTGTTTTTCAACGTATGCCAAAAGAATCTTCAACTACAACATTCGCTAGTGGAGGCTCGAGTCCTAGCCGGGAAgtacaagaaatattttcgttgaattCAGCGACAAATTAtcataatgaattttatgatgAAAGTGATGTGAAAATTGAGGATGTGGAAACTATTAAGactgaaaatttaacaaatgatTCTCATGATCAAG ataacAATATCTCAGCAATTGAAGAAGGTGATGAATGGCCAAAAATGGCCATCATGAAAGTCGATGAAGTAATTAAAAGTGAAGAGAATCGTATGCCAAATCATCATATACATCATTTCCATCATCACGCACCACCTCCCCAGCCTCCGCCACAAGCTTCATCAGCACCACCTAGTGCATCATCTTCATCcaataataatgatttaatcGATTCAACTTCTTccacaaataacaataatttaaccgATAAAACGTTACGATTAAAAATGTGCACACTAGAAGAACAAATAAAACAACAGAATGTACTGTTATTAGAATTAACACGGCAAATTAGTGAAGTGAATAAATTAGATAAACATCATTCAACAAATAATAGTGCACAAACACAAACAGCGATTAATCAGCTGAAAACACAGTTAACGCAACAGATTGAACAAAGCTTTCAACGGCATACACATGAACAAAATCTTATGTTGGAACAGTGGATGGTGTCTAGATCGAAAAAAGAACGAGAGTATCAAGAATCGTTAATGTCAATTGTGTCACAAGTTATTG gcaacaatattattgataaattagaTACAATAAtcacaaatgaaataaaaaaacatataatcccAGAAATAATTGGGTCACTGGAACCATTAAAACGACAACTACATATGGAAATGACACAAAAATTAACTACCACCGATCATTTACTAAAGgaaaacataacaaaattaGTACATAGTAAAAGTGTTATGGATGTACTCGGACAATCTGTAACACAATCGTTACGTccatatattgaaaattgttataaggATACAATCGGTAACACGATTTTACCTGGTTGGGAACGTACATGCCaacaaatgtttcaacaaaTACATGATACATTTACTTGCGGTACGAAAGAGTATACAGTTTGTCTAGAAACACATTTAGAAAAACAACGAAAAGTTCAACAACAATATGAGAAAAGTGGACGAGATCATATGGTACAGCAATTACAAACAATTACAGTGGAGGCAATTAGAACGAATTGTGAACATATATCGAGTACGTTATCGTTGGAAATACAACAGcagatacaaaaaacatttattgg ttttcaagaaaatttaaaattagcaaTTCGACAAGAAGTTAAAGATCAAATTGATAAAGGTTTTCGTAATCATGCTGCTGTACTAGAAGATAGTGTTATTAATGCTGTTAAATCACGTGCTGTCACACCTTCGCCACATATAATTGATTCACAG gTTCAACAAGCACAAATTCAACAATTAATATCACAAGGTAAATATAATGCAGCATTTCAGCAAGCATTATCAGCTTCGGATCTATCGTTAGTGGTATACACTTGTGAAAAAGTGAATccacaattaatatttaatcaaacGCCATGTTTATTACAACAAAacgttttattatcattaattcaACAATTATCCGCTGATATGACTAATCATACggaaattaaatataa ataCTTAGAAGAAGCAGTAATGAATTTACAAACAACAAATCCAATGACACGAGAACATATGCCAATTGTTCTAAAAGAATTACAAAGACAATTAACGacatttataaattgtaatccaaataataaaattacacgGCAAATGAAAATGCTTTTAATGGCGACACATTCTTTAATacagtaa
- the LOC123304952 gene encoding protein transport protein Sec61 subunit alpha isoform X2: MSSDSADPFYWIRVILASNRGTLMELGISPIVTSGLIMQLLAGAKIIEVGDTPKDRALFNGAQKLFGMVITVGQAIVYVMTGMYGDPSEIGAGVCLLIIIQLFVAGLIVLLLDELLQKGYGLGSGISLFIATNICETIVWKAFSPATVNTGRGTEFEGAVIALFHLLATRQDKVRALREAFYRQNLPNLMNLLATVLVFAIVIYFQGFRVDLPIKSARYRGQYSSYPIKLFYTSNIPIILQSALVSNLYVISQMLAVKFQGNFLINLLGVWADVGGGGPARAYPVGGICYYLSPPESVGHIVEDPVHALLYIIFMLGSCAFFSKTWIEVSGSSAKDVAKQLKEQQMVMRGHRDNSMIHELNRYIPTAAAFGGLCIGALSVLADFMGAIGSGTGILLAVTIIYQYFEIFVKEQSEMGGMSTLLF, from the exons ATGAGTTCAGATAGTGCTGATCCATTTTATTGGATACGTGTTATATTGGCATCAAATCGAGGTACATTGATGGAATTGGGTATTTCACCAATTGTTACATCTGGCCTTATCATGCAACTTTTAGCCGgtgcaaaaattattgaagttgGCGATACACCTAAAGATCGAGCGTTATTTAATGGAGCGCAAAAAT taTTTGGTATGGTTATTACTGTCGGTCAAGCCATTGTCTACGTCATGACTGGAATGTATGGTGATCCATCTGAAATCGGTGCtggtgtttgtttattaattatcattcaattgtttgtggctggattaattgtattattattggaTGAATTATTACAAAAAGGTTATGGTCTTGGTTCGGGTATATCATTGTTCATTGCAACAAATATTTGTGAAACAATTGTTTGGAAGGCATTCTCACCGGCTACCGTAAATACAG gACGTGGTACAGAATTCGAAGGTGCCGTAATTGCATTATTCCATTTACTTGCAACACGACAAGATAAAGTACGAGCACTTCGTGAAGCATTCTATCgacaaaatttaccaaatttaatgaatttgttaGCAACAGTATTAGTGTTTGCGATTGTGATATACTTCCAAGGATTCCGTGTTGATTTACCAATTAAATCAGCCAGATATCGTGGACAATATAGCAGTTATCCAATTAAATTATTCTACACATCAAATATCCCTATTATTCTTCAATCAGCGCTTGTCTCCAATTTATATGTTATCTCACAG atgTTAGCTGTTAAATTCCAAGGAAATTTCTTAATTAACTTATTGGGTGTGTGGGCTGATGTTGGTGGTGGCGGCCCAGCTCGTGCGTACCCTGTTGGTGGTATttgttactatctatcaccgcCAGAAAGTGTTGGACACATCGTTGAAGATCCAGTACATGCCCTATTATATATTATCTTTATGTTGGGATCATGTGCATTCTTCTCAAAAACATGGATTGAAGTATCTGGAAGTTCAGCTAAAGAT gttgcaaaacaattaaaagaacAACAAATGGTAATGCGTGGACATCGTGACAACTCAATGATCCATGAATTAAATCGTTACATACCAACAGCAGCCGCCTTCGGTGGTTTATGTATTGGTGCATTATCCGTTTTAGCTGATTTTATGGGTGCCATTGGATCTGGTACCGGTATTTTATTAGCTGttacaattatttatcaatactttgaaatatttgttaaagAACAATCAGAAATGGGTGGTATGAGTACATTACTGTTTTAA
- the LOC123304952 gene encoding protein transport protein Sec61 subunit alpha isoform X1: protein MGIKFLEVIKPFCSILPEIAKPERKIQFREKVLWTAITLFIFLVCCQIPLFGIMSSDSADPFYWIRVILASNRGTLMELGISPIVTSGLIMQLLAGAKIIEVGDTPKDRALFNGAQKLFGMVITVGQAIVYVMTGMYGDPSEIGAGVCLLIIIQLFVAGLIVLLLDELLQKGYGLGSGISLFIATNICETIVWKAFSPATVNTGRGTEFEGAVIALFHLLATRQDKVRALREAFYRQNLPNLMNLLATVLVFAIVIYFQGFRVDLPIKSARYRGQYSSYPIKLFYTSNIPIILQSALVSNLYVISQMLAVKFQGNFLINLLGVWADVGGGGPARAYPVGGICYYLSPPESVGHIVEDPVHALLYIIFMLGSCAFFSKTWIEVSGSSAKDVAKQLKEQQMVMRGHRDNSMIHELNRYIPTAAAFGGLCIGALSVLADFMGAIGSGTGILLAVTIIYQYFEIFVKEQSEMGGMSTLLF, encoded by the exons aTGGGAA ttaaattcCTAGAGGTGATTAAACCATTTTGTAGTATATTACCAGAAATAGCCAAACCAGAACGAaag ATCCAATTTCGAGAGAAAGTATTATGGACTGCAATTACTTTATTCATTTTCTTAGTTTGTTGTcaa ATTCCACTTTTTGGAATTATGAGTTCAGATAGTGCTGATCCATTTTATTGGATACGTGTTATATTGGCATCAAATCGAGGTACATTGATGGAATTGGGTATTTCACCAATTGTTACATCTGGCCTTATCATGCAACTTTTAGCCGgtgcaaaaattattgaagttgGCGATACACCTAAAGATCGAGCGTTATTTAATGGAGCGCAAAAAT taTTTGGTATGGTTATTACTGTCGGTCAAGCCATTGTCTACGTCATGACTGGAATGTATGGTGATCCATCTGAAATCGGTGCtggtgtttgtttattaattatcattcaattgtttgtggctggattaattgtattattattggaTGAATTATTACAAAAAGGTTATGGTCTTGGTTCGGGTATATCATTGTTCATTGCAACAAATATTTGTGAAACAATTGTTTGGAAGGCATTCTCACCGGCTACCGTAAATACAG gACGTGGTACAGAATTCGAAGGTGCCGTAATTGCATTATTCCATTTACTTGCAACACGACAAGATAAAGTACGAGCACTTCGTGAAGCATTCTATCgacaaaatttaccaaatttaatgaatttgttaGCAACAGTATTAGTGTTTGCGATTGTGATATACTTCCAAGGATTCCGTGTTGATTTACCAATTAAATCAGCCAGATATCGTGGACAATATAGCAGTTATCCAATTAAATTATTCTACACATCAAATATCCCTATTATTCTTCAATCAGCGCTTGTCTCCAATTTATATGTTATCTCACAG atgTTAGCTGTTAAATTCCAAGGAAATTTCTTAATTAACTTATTGGGTGTGTGGGCTGATGTTGGTGGTGGCGGCCCAGCTCGTGCGTACCCTGTTGGTGGTATttgttactatctatcaccgcCAGAAAGTGTTGGACACATCGTTGAAGATCCAGTACATGCCCTATTATATATTATCTTTATGTTGGGATCATGTGCATTCTTCTCAAAAACATGGATTGAAGTATCTGGAAGTTCAGCTAAAGAT gttgcaaaacaattaaaagaacAACAAATGGTAATGCGTGGACATCGTGACAACTCAATGATCCATGAATTAAATCGTTACATACCAACAGCAGCCGCCTTCGGTGGTTTATGTATTGGTGCATTATCCGTTTTAGCTGATTTTATGGGTGCCATTGGATCTGGTACCGGTATTTTATTAGCTGttacaattatttatcaatactttgaaatatttgttaaagAACAATCAGAAATGGGTGGTATGAGTACATTACTGTTTTAA